A portion of the Bulleidia sp. zg-1006 genome contains these proteins:
- a CDS encoding nucleoside triphosphate pyrophosphatase yields the protein MKEIILASKSPRRKELMETLGLPFSIMVSNTKEEWYSNLKPNENSLNIAKEKAEAIFLQKPEAIIIASDTIVLKDNLVFGKPKDVKDARRMLQELSNSVHQVYTSVVVRKGNQVLSAISVSDVYFLEIPDDELELYLKGSEWKDKAGAYAIQAWAARYIDKIDGDYYAIMGFPVSKVNSLLKQIL from the coding sequence ATGAAAGAGATTATATTGGCTTCTAAAAGCCCACGCCGAAAAGAATTAATGGAAACTTTAGGCTTACCATTCTCAATTATGGTTTCAAACACAAAAGAGGAGTGGTATTCAAATTTAAAACCAAATGAAAATAGTTTGAATATTGCTAAAGAAAAAGCGGAGGCTATCTTTTTGCAAAAACCAGAAGCGATTATCATTGCGAGCGACACAATTGTGCTTAAAGATAATCTTGTTTTTGGTAAGCCAAAAGATGTAAAGGATGCGAGAAGGATGTTACAAGAATTAAGTAATTCGGTTCATCAAGTGTATACATCCGTTGTTGTTCGTAAAGGAAATCAAGTGCTTAGTGCCATTTCAGTTAGTGATGTCTATTTCTTAGAAATACCAGATGATGAATTGGAGTTATATCTAAAAGGTAGTGAATGGAAAGATAAGGCAGGTGCCTATGCTATTCAAGCTTGGGCTGCTCGTTATATTGATAAGATTGATGGTGATTATTATGCGATTATGGGTTTTCCAGTTTCTAAGGTAAATTCTTTATTGAAACAGATACTCTAG
- a CDS encoding sugar phosphate nucleotidyltransferase, with translation MNHQKPTLVILAAGLGSRYGGMKQIDGVGSHGEPIIEFSIYDAKEAGFEQVVLIIQHQHEALFKKALTDRVAQKMDVQFAFQDVNDIPGEAIERSKPWGTVQALLSCQDIVKGPFAIINADDYYGKDAYRSIYQFLSTKVSENHYAMVGYHIKETVTENGSVTRGVCDVNEQGYLKQIIEIKEIYLKDKQIHAKKDGQDIPLDNNCLVSMNFWAFHPSIYAKLMPLWKEFVAKARIENPEKAEYVIPTAIGQLVQDKQIQVEILDTSDKWFGITYQEDKPMVVRNIAELKKNGSYPDVLWKETD, from the coding sequence ATGAATCATCAAAAACCAACACTCGTGATACTAGCTGCAGGATTGGGTAGTCGCTATGGCGGTATGAAACAAATCGATGGCGTTGGATCTCATGGTGAACCAATCATTGAATTTTCTATTTACGACGCAAAAGAAGCTGGCTTTGAACAAGTCGTCTTGATTATTCAACACCAACACGAAGCTCTTTTCAAAAAAGCTTTAACTGACCGCGTGGCGCAAAAAATGGATGTCCAATTCGCATTCCAAGACGTTAATGATATACCGGGGGAAGCGATTGAACGTAGTAAACCGTGGGGAACAGTACAAGCTTTACTCTCTTGCCAAGATATTGTCAAAGGTCCTTTCGCTATCATCAATGCGGATGATTATTATGGCAAAGATGCTTATCGAAGCATTTATCAATTCTTAAGTACAAAAGTAAGCGAAAATCACTACGCTATGGTAGGCTATCACATCAAAGAAACTGTCACCGAAAATGGTTCCGTCACAAGAGGCGTTTGTGATGTCAATGAACAAGGTTATTTAAAACAAATCATAGAAATCAAAGAAATCTATTTAAAGGATAAGCAAATTCACGCTAAGAAAGATGGTCAAGATATTCCACTAGATAATAACTGTTTGGTATCAATGAATTTCTGGGCTTTTCATCCTTCCATTTACGCAAAACTCATGCCATTATGGAAAGAGTTCGTTGCCAAAGCACGCATTGAAAATCCTGAAAAAGCTGAGTATGTTATTCCAACAGCGATTGGTCAATTGGTTCAAGATAAGCAAATTCAAGTAGAAATCTTAGATACAAGCGACAAATGGTTTGGTATAACTTATCAAGAAGATAAGCCAATGGTTGTCAGAAATATTGCTGAATTAAAGAAAAATGGTTCCTATCCAGATGTTCTTTGGAAAGAAACCGATTAA
- a CDS encoding S8 family peptidase: protein MNNVLELRGKRFVQASKNGMRGGIAMNGKNDVSTQHLLRLKSQLSQIKEFWDKETKPFEGILISVYYNKIVAKSNRIAGLFKGTTSNDAIVGAKFNLDKSKHIITYFLDEDDLTKSIELIVNTSNILSQKFEGNISKSKFEDKSIVNSEVFKNLSVSMSIFKQVIADVSYIDSFEIESPTIDVKQSIITLYDVRKDTKLLFERLGIDILSSRILDNQTVYLDEKQVELLFEKAPYLVSMATVDLSSLSPDDFINEYQTKMVTIPSPTIEPTIGVIDTLFDESVYFSDWVEYHDMVSEDIPKNPKDYNHGTAVSSIIVDGARLNPWLDDGCGRFKVRHFGVAVGAEFSSFSIIKKIKSIVVNNSDIKVWNISLGSNQEINDNFISAEAATLDKIQFENNVIFVVAGTNKPSADIVKIGSPADSVNSIVVNSVSKNGLSTKYARKGLVLSFFAKPDVSYYGGSEEEYIRVCEPLGAASVAGTSYAAPWIARKLSYLIDVLGLNREVAKAMIIDAARGWDEKPTPEEVALYGHGVVPIHINDIIQTKDDEIKFVVSDISEKWNTYNYDFPVPLKDNKYPYIAKATMCYFPLCDRLQGVDYTNTELNLHFGRIGDDKKIKDIKGDKQNTEDTLDGEKNYLLEVEARKQFRKWDNVKYIAESATKRMIPKDSYRNKNWGMEVKTNNRLAPQDGVGVRFGVVVTLKEMNGVNRIDEFIRSCTLNGWLVNVIDVVNRVDIHQKVNEEIEFE, encoded by the coding sequence GTGAATAATGTCTTGGAATTAAGAGGTAAGCGCTTTGTGCAAGCCAGTAAAAATGGTATGCGTGGAGGTATAGCCATGAATGGAAAAAATGATGTTAGCACACAGCATTTGTTAAGGTTAAAATCTCAGTTAAGCCAAATTAAAGAATTTTGGGATAAAGAAACAAAGCCGTTTGAAGGAATTTTAATTAGTGTTTATTATAATAAAATTGTTGCGAAAAGTAATCGAATTGCAGGACTTTTTAAAGGGACGACTTCTAATGATGCAATTGTTGGAGCAAAATTTAATTTAGATAAGAGTAAGCATATAATAACGTATTTTCTTGATGAGGATGATTTAACTAAAAGCATAGAGTTAATTGTAAATACTTCAAATATATTATCTCAAAAATTTGAAGGAAATATCAGCAAGAGCAAATTTGAAGACAAAAGTATTGTTAATTCAGAAGTTTTTAAAAACCTTTCTGTAAGTATGTCCATATTTAAACAGGTGATTGCAGATGTATCGTATATCGATTCTTTTGAGATAGAGTCACCTACGATAGATGTAAAACAGAGTATTATAACTTTGTATGATGTAAGAAAAGATACAAAATTATTATTTGAAAGATTAGGGATAGATATTTTAAGTAGCAGAATTTTAGATAATCAAACTGTTTACTTAGATGAAAAGCAGGTAGAACTACTTTTCGAAAAAGCTCCTTATCTTGTTTCAATGGCAACCGTTGATTTGTCAAGTTTATCACCTGATGATTTTATCAATGAGTATCAAACAAAAATGGTAACTATACCATCCCCAACTATTGAACCGACAATTGGGGTGATAGATACCTTATTTGATGAAAGTGTTTATTTTAGTGATTGGGTTGAATATCATGATATGGTCTCAGAAGATATACCAAAAAATCCAAAAGATTATAATCATGGTACAGCAGTATCTTCCATTATTGTTGATGGAGCAAGATTAAATCCTTGGCTGGATGATGGCTGTGGAAGGTTTAAGGTTAGGCATTTTGGAGTAGCGGTAGGTGCTGAATTTTCTTCATTTTCAATAATAAAGAAAATAAAGAGTATTGTAGTAAATAATTCAGATATAAAAGTCTGGAATATTTCACTTGGTAGTAATCAGGAAATTAATGACAACTTTATTTCTGCTGAAGCTGCAACATTAGATAAAATTCAGTTTGAAAACAATGTAATATTTGTTGTGGCAGGAACAAATAAACCAAGTGCAGATATAGTAAAAATAGGATCTCCGGCAGATTCTGTTAATAGTATAGTTGTAAATTCGGTTAGTAAGAATGGTCTGTCTACTAAATATGCTCGTAAAGGATTAGTATTATCTTTCTTTGCAAAGCCTGATGTGAGCTATTATGGTGGCAGTGAAGAAGAGTACATTAGGGTTTGTGAACCTTTAGGGGCTGCAAGTGTTGCTGGTACTTCTTATGCTGCACCTTGGATTGCGAGAAAATTATCTTATTTAATTGATGTGTTAGGACTTAATAGAGAAGTTGCAAAAGCCATGATTATTGATGCTGCAAGAGGTTGGGATGAAAAACCGACTCCTGAGGAAGTTGCTTTATATGGGCATGGAGTTGTACCAATTCATATAAACGATATTATTCAGACAAAAGATGATGAAATAAAATTTGTGGTATCAGATATTAGTGAAAAATGGAATACTTATAACTACGATTTTCCAGTTCCTCTAAAGGATAATAAGTATCCATATATTGCGAAGGCTACGATGTGTTATTTCCCATTGTGTGATAGATTGCAAGGTGTTGACTATACAAATACAGAATTGAATTTGCATTTTGGTCGAATAGGAGATGATAAAAAAATCAAGGATATTAAGGGTGATAAACAGAATACAGAAGACACATTAGATGGAGAAAAAAATTATCTTTTGGAAGTTGAAGCCAGAAAACAGTTTAGAAAATGGGATAACGTAAAGTATATCGCAGAGAGTGCTACAAAAAGAATGATACCAAAAGATTCTTATAGAAATAAGAACTGGGGTATGGAAGTAAAGACAAATAACCGATTAGCTCCCCAAGATGGCGTAGGAGTTAGGTTTGGTGTTGTTGTAACACTCAAAGAAATGAATGGGGTTAATAGAATTGATGAATTTATCAGAAGTTGTACATTAAATGGTTGGCTAGTAAATGTAATTGATGTTGTTAATAGAGTGGATATTCACCAAAAAGTGAATGAAGAGATTGAGTTTGAATAG
- a CDS encoding ATP-binding protein yields the protein MKKQNVLNLIKYHVERNENSFRNEAIAIARYFDSIGDYQLSEYIMGLISESNLYSPQSSDFESEFLKQVEIRNLEALNLPLEITEDIKGIINAVNHNVGINKFLFEGLPGSGKTEATKNVARLLDRSLFRVDFENLIDSKLGQTNKNIIKVFREINMLPNANKVVVLFDEIDVIALDRINSNDIREMGRVTSTILRELDRLTDLNKEIVLIATTNLYSNFDKALIRRFDAVINFNRYSDEDLIEVAEYYFSSFIKNFKGISKDTRLFKKILKIAKKIPYPGELKNIIKTSLAFSDVGSEYDYLKRLYNSLIGNLDQKDVSQLHEEGFTVREIEKLKGESKSAVSRKLKKEEVGSE from the coding sequence ATGAAAAAACAAAATGTTTTGAATTTAATAAAATACCATGTGGAAAGGAATGAAAATTCCTTTAGGAATGAGGCGATAGCAATCGCAAGATATTTTGATAGCATAGGAGATTATCAGTTATCCGAATATATTATGGGGTTAATATCTGAATCAAATTTATATTCACCACAAAGTAGTGATTTTGAAAGTGAGTTTTTAAAACAAGTAGAAATAAGAAATTTAGAGGCTTTAAATTTACCACTTGAAATAACAGAAGATATAAAAGGTATTATTAACGCTGTAAACCATAATGTTGGTATTAATAAATTTTTATTTGAAGGATTACCGGGAAGTGGGAAAACAGAAGCAACCAAAAATGTTGCAAGATTATTGGATAGATCTCTTTTTAGGGTGGATTTTGAAAACTTGATAGATAGCAAGTTGGGACAGACTAATAAAAACATAATAAAGGTATTTAGAGAAATAAATATGCTTCCAAATGCAAATAAGGTTGTGGTTTTATTTGATGAAATTGATGTTATTGCTTTGGATAGAATTAATTCTAATGATATTAGAGAGATGGGAAGAGTAACATCTACAATTTTAAGAGAATTAGATAGATTGACAGACCTTAATAAAGAGATTGTACTTATTGCAACAACTAATCTATATTCAAATTTTGATAAAGCCTTAATTAGGAGATTTGATGCTGTTATTAATTTCAATAGGTATAGTGATGAGGATTTAATAGAAGTTGCTGAATATTATTTTTCTTCATTTATCAAGAATTTTAAAGGAATATCCAAGGACACAAGATTATTTAAAAAAATATTGAAGATAGCAAAGAAAATACCTTATCCTGGAGAATTAAAAAACATTATAAAAACATCACTTGCATTTAGTGATGTTGGTTCTGAGTATGATTATTTGAAAAGATTGTACAATAGTTTGATAGGAAACTTGGATCAAAAGGACGTAAGCCAACTTCATGAAGAAGGCTTTACTGTAAGAGAAATAGAAAAATTAAAAGGAGAGTCTAAAAGTGCTGTATCAAGAAAGTTAAAGAAGGAGGAAGTAGGCAGTGAATAA
- a CDS encoding CD1845 family protein has product MRWIIKIILFPISLLLSILTAFLTFLISIGTALLYLLMMFCIFGAIASFLQKEVTIGIEALIIGFLVSPYGIPMVGAAI; this is encoded by the coding sequence ATTAGGTGGATAATAAAAATAATCTTGTTTCCAATCAGTTTGCTGCTTAGTATTCTCACTGCATTTCTAACATTCCTGATCAGCATAGGAACAGCATTGTTATACTTGCTGATGATGTTTTGTATATTTGGAGCAATAGCATCTTTTTTGCAAAAAGAAGTTACCATTGGAATCGAAGCATTGATTATTGGATTTTTAGTTAGTCCATACGGAATACCGATGGTTGGAGCAGCCATATAA
- a CDS encoding class I SAM-dependent RNA methyltransferase has translation MTREGTGTIGILASRKAKKVIGIEIVPEAIENAKVNAQLNQCDNLEFWCMDAQNGAKKIVGNKENIDIVIVDPPRKGCSLETLKSIEKMKPEKMVYISCAPSTLARDLEILQGMGFKIKLVQPIDLFPMTTHVECIALIQRVKS, from the coding sequence TTGACACGAGAGGGGACTGGGACGATTGGTATTTTGGCTTCTAGGAAGGCTAAAAAAGTAATTGGAATTGAGATTGTGCCGGAAGCGATTGAGAATGCGAAAGTAAATGCACAATTAAATCAGTGTGATAATTTGGAATTTTGGTGTATGGATGCGCAGAATGGAGCTAAGAAGATTGTTGGGAATAAGGAAAATATTGACATTGTGATTGTGGATCCGCCTCGTAAGGGTTGTTCATTAGAAACATTGAAGTCAATTGAAAAGATGAAACCTGAGAAGATGGTGTATATTTCTTGTGCCCCAAGTACTTTAGCAAGGGATTTAGAGATTTTACAGGGGATGGGATTTAAGATTAAATTAGTTCAGCCAATTGATTTATTCCCGATGACAACACATGTGGAGTGCATAGCGTTGATACAAAGAGTGAAATCGTGA
- a CDS encoding recombinase family protein: MSKIALYIRLSVEDQMKKDESESIINQRQYLNDYLNKNEEFKSFQREEYIDDGYTGTNEKRPSFQRMLEEVKSGKINTIIVKDLSRFMRDYIALGDYLENIFPFLGIRFIAINDGYDSAKEKGNGTDLDIQFKGLLYDFYTKDISQKIKSVSTELKKQGKFLAWSPPLGYMKDPADKHNIIIDEKTAWIVRKVFDLALSGMATRKIATVMNAENIPTPNERKKELTNMDYEYKIVSSENRKNPTWTNGTVTDMLSNENYTGTYVFNMQEKSVLTPGSFKFHPKEEWGRVYNHHEAIISQEEFDKVQAIKESRRFIKGKNTDYPWRQHSPLQGFAKCPTCNHILGFVHSKRPRLDGSVRVHRYFHCRICKCNNVEHKNSRAETLEEQVLALIKEKYGEVKPEQKDRTSIKDLEKQVARLEAKKTSDFEKYKLGKMTKLKFIETKKSIDKELESLSERIEELSKQVEVVKDNELTRELMEKYIDSVLCEGSIVQKIIWK; encoded by the coding sequence ATGAGTAAGATAGCCCTTTATATCAGACTTTCCGTAGAAGATCAGATGAAGAAAGACGAGAGCGAAAGCATCATAAATCAAAGGCAATATCTAAATGACTATCTCAATAAAAATGAGGAGTTTAAATCTTTTCAAAGGGAAGAATATATTGATGACGGCTATACCGGAACAAACGAAAAGCGTCCTTCTTTTCAAAGAATGCTTGAGGAAGTAAAGTCCGGAAAGATAAATACAATCATCGTAAAAGACCTATCAAGGTTTATGAGAGACTATATTGCTCTTGGCGATTACCTTGAAAATATCTTTCCATTCCTCGGTATCAGATTTATAGCCATAAATGACGGATATGACAGTGCCAAAGAAAAAGGAAATGGAACAGACCTTGATATTCAGTTCAAGGGACTGCTTTATGACTTCTATACAAAGGATATTTCGCAGAAGATTAAGTCGGTTTCAACGGAACTTAAAAAGCAAGGAAAATTCCTTGCCTGGAGTCCTCCGCTTGGATATATGAAAGATCCGGCTGATAAGCACAATATTATCATTGATGAAAAAACGGCTTGGATAGTCAGAAAAGTATTTGACTTAGCGTTAAGCGGAATGGCTACCAGAAAGATTGCAACCGTAATGAATGCAGAGAATATCCCAACACCGAATGAGCGTAAAAAAGAGCTTACCAATATGGACTACGAGTATAAAATCGTATCTTCGGAAAACAGAAAAAATCCTACTTGGACAAACGGAACTGTAACGGATATGCTCTCAAACGAAAATTACACAGGCACTTATGTTTTTAATATGCAAGAAAAATCAGTGCTGACACCTGGAAGCTTCAAGTTTCATCCAAAAGAGGAATGGGGCAGGGTGTATAACCATCACGAAGCTATTATCTCTCAGGAAGAATTTGATAAGGTTCAAGCCATAAAAGAAAGCAGACGCTTTATTAAAGGTAAGAATACCGATTATCCATGGAGACAGCATTCGCCACTTCAAGGCTTTGCTAAATGCCCTACTTGTAATCACATCTTGGGATTTGTTCACTCAAAAAGACCGAGACTTGATGGAAGCGTAAGAGTACACAGGTATTTTCATTGTAGAATTTGTAAATGCAACAATGTGGAACATAAGAACTCAAGAGCTGAGACGCTTGAGGAACAGGTTTTAGCTCTTATCAAAGAAAAATATGGCGAGGTTAAACCTGAGCAAAAGGATAGGACAAGCATTAAAGATTTGGAAAAGCAAGTCGCAAGACTTGAAGCTAAAAAGACTTCAGACTTTGAAAAATACAAACTCGGTAAGATGACGAAGCTCAAATTTATAGAAACTAAAAAGAGCATCGACAAAGAACTTGAAAGCCTATCGGAAAGAATAGAGGAACTTTCCAAACAAGTTGAAGTTGTCAAGGACAACGAGCTTACGAGGGAGCTAATGGAAAAGTACATTGACTCTGTTCTATGTGAGGGCAGCATCGTTCAGAAAATCATATGGAAATAG
- a CDS encoding recombinase family protein: MARTSKRYAQKAEDSIDKIFYKAGIYTRLSSERKEEWREKSSSIETQVLCCKEYALKENIKVLNTYTDYEYSGTNFERPQFQEMMQDIKDRKINCIIIRDLSRLGREYLEMGRLIDKVFPFLGVRFISVNDKVDTVKDLDSKKSFEVTLKNIVNDMYAKDISVKIKTSKHNRAKNGYFIGTVPPYGYKVVKLKEGQKLEIDEKVRFIVEEMFRLTLEGKSQYEVARHLNKKGYATGMVYYKTGRVYRLEGEPQWHKSTISKILTNRAYTGTLVQGVRQQNLAKGVKQHFVEENEQIVFENAHEPIISKEDFEKVLEGRKQRYENHRFAAKMHDFERDYENRYKGLVFNNNTGKELFRRTRIYGKNQDRLYYSFQNDTYTGTLEKEKSVFVMERDLDKAISDKVAEFITKATSKKKFIERVSLRFDEGLSLATKDIDKLKDKVLKEELLIQKAYEEYRLGKIDRELYSLKREIALSHIATINNEVIALENKAKELEKEKRKSLKWIKDVFSAKEIEKLSGDLIHSLVEKIIAYANHNFEVVFKFNMDMLMGGTENE; the protein is encoded by the coding sequence ATGGCAAGGACTTCCAAAAGATATGCTCAAAAAGCTGAGGATAGCATTGACAAGATATTTTATAAAGCTGGTATTTATACAAGGTTGTCATCCGAAAGAAAAGAAGAATGGAGAGAGAAATCTTCTTCCATTGAAACGCAGGTGCTTTGCTGTAAAGAATATGCCTTAAAAGAAAATATTAAGGTCTTAAACACATATACGGACTATGAATACAGCGGAACAAATTTTGAAAGACCTCAGTTTCAGGAGATGATGCAGGATATTAAGGACAGAAAGATAAACTGCATTATCATAAGAGACTTATCAAGACTTGGCAGAGAATATCTTGAAATGGGAAGACTGATTGATAAGGTGTTTCCGTTTTTAGGCGTTAGATTTATCTCGGTTAATGACAAGGTTGATACCGTAAAGGACTTAGACTCTAAAAAGTCATTTGAGGTAACACTTAAAAATATCGTCAACGATATGTATGCCAAAGATATTTCCGTCAAGATAAAAACAAGTAAGCATAACAGGGCAAAAAACGGATATTTTATCGGTACTGTTCCGCCTTATGGATATAAGGTTGTAAAGTTAAAAGAGGGACAGAAATTAGAGATAGATGAAAAAGTTCGCTTCATTGTAGAAGAGATGTTTCGCTTAACTCTTGAGGGAAAAAGCCAGTATGAAGTTGCAAGACACCTTAATAAAAAAGGCTATGCCACAGGTATGGTTTACTACAAGACCGGAAGAGTTTACAGGCTTGAGGGAGAACCGCAGTGGCATAAGTCTACTATTTCTAAAATCCTTACAAACAGAGCCTATACAGGCACATTGGTGCAGGGAGTAAGACAGCAAAATCTTGCAAAGGGTGTAAAACAGCATTTTGTAGAGGAAAATGAGCAGATAGTATTTGAAAATGCTCACGAGCCTATTATTTCAAAAGAAGATTTTGAAAAGGTGCTTGAGGGTAGAAAACAAAGATATGAAAATCATCGTTTTGCTGCTAAAATGCACGACTTTGAAAGAGATTATGAAAATAGATATAAGGGCTTGGTTTTCAACAATAACACCGGCAAAGAGCTTTTTAGAAGAACAAGAATATACGGTAAAAATCAGGATAGACTTTACTATTCTTTTCAAAATGACACCTATACGGGAACACTTGAAAAAGAAAAAAGTGTCTTCGTCATGGAAAGAGATTTAGATAAGGCTATCAGCGATAAAGTAGCCGAGTTTATTACCAAAGCTACAAGTAAGAAAAAGTTTATTGAAAGAGTGTCTTTGAGATTTGATGAGGGGCTTTCCCTTGCCACAAAAGATATTGATAAGCTAAAAGATAAGGTGCTGAAAGAAGAGTTGCTTATTCAAAAGGCGTATGAGGAATATCGCCTTGGAAAGATTGACAGAGAGCTTTATTCATTGAAAAGAGAAATTGCTCTAAGTCATATAGCAACGATTAACAATGAAGTGATTGCCCTTGAAAACAAGGCAAAAGAGCTTGAAAAGGAAAAGAGAAAATCACTCAAATGGATAAAGGATGTATTCTCGGCAAAGGAAATTGAAAAGCTTTCGGGCGATTTAATTCACAGCCTTGTAGAAAAGATAATCGCTTATGCCAATCACAACTTTGAGGTGGTTTTTAAATTTAATATGGATATGCTGATGGGAGGTACAGAAAATGAGTAA
- a CDS encoding recombinase family protein has product MNNNIACMYLRLSREDGDISESNSISNQRQIIKSYAKENGITIFNEYVDDGFSGSNFDRPNFKNMIEDLNAGKFRIIIVKDLSRFGRDYIESGKYLQKIFPEKGIRFISVNDNYDSDNADVSDTHLILPIRNFINDSYCRDISMKVKSSKEVKRKNGEFIGSFAPFGYKKDSKNKHKLVVDTEVSHIVSRIFDMKIEGYSSKAIADFLNSIGTVTPSRHKENKGDNFNTGFIVKDAKWDAKMVNRVITNKVYIGVLEQGKTAKLNYKSKREVDVAKDDWIIIENAHESIVSKSVFALANKMLLRDVKASKENPSILSGMLYCKDCGSPMIRRKVKSKDGYNIFYICSEYNIKGECTRHSVKEDYVIGATIHALNNYLSKYNELLKKVSKIDISKLTIKADFDSLNAEKKKYERLRGSLYMDLEEELITTEEFERFRKNYLLKIREIEKQIITKQKTIEELTEKIKDKGSFVSDIIPDVEEGTLNRLSLVSFIDRIEIGEDNAINFVFNNMETVNLMQAILDSEKCECKASDENKVRVFTIGRAYGETLEMNMPKLAVGGVC; this is encoded by the coding sequence ATGAACAATAATATCGCTTGTATGTATCTTCGTCTTTCAAGAGAAGACGGGGATATTTCAGAAAGCAATTCTATTTCAAATCAAAGACAAATCATCAAGTCTTACGCTAAAGAAAACGGCATTACCATATTTAATGAGTATGTAGATGACGGCTTTAGCGGTTCTAATTTTGACAGACCGAACTTCAAGAATATGATTGAAGACCTAAACGCGGGCAAGTTTAGGATAATCATCGTAAAAGACTTATCCCGTTTCGGCAGAGATTATATCGAGTCCGGCAAATACTTACAAAAGATATTTCCCGAAAAAGGTATACGCTTTATTTCCGTAAATGATAATTACGACAGCGACAATGCTGATGTAAGTGATACCCACCTGATACTTCCTATTAGAAATTTTATCAACGACAGTTACTGCCGTGATATTTCTATGAAAGTAAAATCATCTAAGGAAGTCAAAAGGAAAAACGGAGAATTTATCGGTTCTTTCGCTCCATTCGGTTATAAGAAAGACAGTAAGAATAAGCATAAGCTTGTGGTTGACACGGAGGTTTCTCATATTGTCAGCCGTATTTTTGATATGAAAATTGAGGGATATTCCTCAAAAGCAATCGCTGATTTTCTAAACAGCATAGGTACGGTTACACCGTCCAGGCACAAGGAGAATAAAGGCGATAACTTTAACACGGGCTTTATCGTAAAAGATGCCAAGTGGGATGCTAAGATGGTCAACAGGGTCATCACCAATAAGGTATATATTGGCGTTTTAGAACAAGGCAAGACGGCAAAGCTCAATTACAAATCCAAAAGAGAAGTCGATGTAGCAAAGGATGACTGGATCATAATAGAAAATGCTCACGAAAGCATTGTTTCCAAATCCGTATTTGCACTGGCAAATAAAATGCTGCTTCGAGATGTAAAAGCTTCAAAAGAAAATCCGAGTATTCTGTCTGGAATGCTTTACTGTAAAGATTGCGGCAGCCCGATGATTAGACGAAAGGTCAAGTCAAAAGACGGCTACAACATCTTTTATATATGCTCCGAATATAACATCAAGGGCGAATGCACAAGGCATAGCGTTAAAGAAGATTATGTAATAGGTGCTACCATTCATGCTCTTAATAATTATCTTTCAAAATATAATGAGCTTCTTAAAAAGGTAAGTAAGATTGATATTTCTAAGCTCACAATCAAGGCTGATTTCGACTCCTTAAATGCGGAAAAGAAAAAGTATGAAAGGCTTAGAGGCTCTCTTTATATGGACCTGGAAGAAGAGCTTATTACTACAGAAGAGTTTGAGAGATTTAGAAAAAACTATCTTCTAAAGATTAGGGAGATTGAGAAACAGATTATTACAAAACAAAAAACGATAGAAGAATTAACAGAAAAAATTAAAGATAAGGGTAGTTTTGTTTCCGATATTATTCCTGATGTAGAAGAGGGTACGCTTAATAGATTATCCTTGGTGTCTTTTATTGACCGCATAGAGATTGGCGAAGATAATGCCATAAACTTTGTCTTCAATAATATGGAAACGGTAAATCTAATGCAGGCAATTTTGGACAGTGAAAAATGCGAGTGTAAGGCTTCAGATGAAAATAAGGTGAGAGTATTTACCATAGGCAGAGCTTATGGTGAAACCTTAGAAATGAATATGCCCAAACTTGCAGTGGGAGGTGTTTGCTGA
- a CDS encoding sigma-70 family RNA polymerase sigma factor — MDKKYYIFVGGEKIEVDQEVYKSYWQITNRERYLERLDRQNKLLFFSDLSTEYSFEDTIADENYDLEKIVETKMLIDRVREAIDSLNDEEREVIERLYYQDESTRIAAKALNLHKTSLIRKRDRILAKLKKMLEGNI; from the coding sequence ATGGATAAGAAATACTATATTTTCGTTGGAGGCGAAAAAATTGAAGTAGACCAAGAAGTCTATAAAAGCTACTGGCAAATTACAAATAGGGAAAGATATTTAGAGCGACTTGATAGACAAAACAAGTTGCTCTTTTTTTCTGACCTCAGCACGGAATATTCCTTTGAGGATACTATTGCCGATGAGAATTACGATTTGGAAAAAATCGTTGAAACCAAGATGCTTATCGACAGGGTTAGAGAAGCGATTGACTCATTAAATGATGAGGAAAGGGAAGTCATAGAAAGACTTTATTATCAGGATGAGTCTACAAGGATAGCGGCTAAAGCTCTTAATCTTCATAAGACATCTCTTATCAGAAAAAGGGATAGGATTTTAGCAAAGCTTAAAAAGATGCTCGAAGGGAATATCTAA